Genomic segment of Malania oleifera isolate guangnan ecotype guangnan chromosome 7, ASM2987363v1, whole genome shotgun sequence:
GAATCTCAGGACTCTTTAAAgtacttaatttttatttttcatctcttttaagaaaaaaatttgaaaaatattttatttagatttttGTTTTGtaaattgaaaacaaaatttgaatttgCTAAAggaatttctctctttcttctgcCTCGAACCTCATCATTTCTACTGCTCCATCTGTTTTTTGTCCCCATATTTGCTTTATACGCTAGCTTGCTGCTCTTGACAGGCTCTAATCCATGAGTGAATTCCTGCAGAAGCTTTGAGAATACATGTCACTGTTTTTAGCAACAATTCAGAAGAGACCAGAGACCATCTGCTTTTCATTTGGTCTCTCATTAACAATCTCTGCAGCAGGGTTATCTCATCTGTTGGCTTTGAAAGAAGGCCCTCAACTTGGCATGATGAAATTAAATATGGGCGGACGCTCTTGGAAAATGCCTTGCTGCTACTGTTGCTAAAAAAGGAAAGTTGGGAGACCACTATTTATTAcatatggaaaactagaaaatcaGCAGCTACACTATTTATTACATTTGGAAAACTAGAAAATCAGCAGTTTTCTTAGAAAATTCTGTCTACTGTTCCATCGTGTACTGTTTGACATGAATCTAGCTGGTTCGGGCATTTTGTTTTTGTAATCTGTTCTTGCTAAGCTGTGAGGCTTGCTCTTCTACTTTTTTCCCTCTGTTCTAATATATTCTTTCTTACCacatttcatttaaaaaaaaagcaGAAGGATCTTGCTTGCCATTTTCCAAAGTACATGCCACATGCACATCATGCTTACCAAAAGAAGTTAAAGAGAATTTGTTGGTTGTTCCATTCACCTAAAGCTAAATCGTTTTTATTTGGAATTAGTGATGAGTTTGCGGTAGAAATGAAGGCATGGCGTACTAACCCATGAGGAATGGGGAATTCAACCTAAAGCAGTTCTCGCCTAATAAGGTAAAGCCAATTATCATTTAACCATGCAGGAAGTACTTAGTAAAACCCTAAAGCAGACCGCACAGGGTGTTAAATACAGAGAATCCATATTCTTAAGAATTATAagacatttgaaaaaaaaaaaaaatcatgctcCCACcctgttgaaatattttctaaaataatcgattttatgagttttcaaaatcttCCATTAAGCATTTAAAgttatgtgggtttgtcccacattaagaaagagtgaaaaaggaaaagtcattaataaataataagatgaaataatttcttaaagttggttaagagatagtGCTAGTGTGTACCCTatagacctggcaaagcggatcgggtcAGTTTATCCGTggcggataaggcggattatcgggtgaaaaaatcataatccatattcgactcgtttaagtggcggattaggcggtttcgggtcagataattcatggcggatggggggataatccgccattctcaaatataattttattaataatttattttttgtcataataatttaaattgtatacgataacttgcgattagtttgtgtattaacttttttagtaactatatcaatcattcaatcatttatactaattaatAACTTCTCGTTCATGTAAGTAAAATTGcaagcaataaaacataatatattaatcccaatccaactcaaaatagaaatTCAAACCGTGTGACTCGTGTGactctaaaatctaaacattataactATTCTTAAAGTatgtgagtttctttaaatacaactattttcaaatcgtgtgaatctctcaaaataaaactatcaataaactaaaaaaatcTCAACCCATccttcaaataacttcaaaatcatttgaatgccttgaattaattgaaatgctttcatttgtgacatcaaagctttcatcttcttctcctcatGTGCCTATcctgaaagaattcaaaatataattgaAGTAATGAATCGaataacataaattgaacttattaattaacatctcaaaagttacaagttatcaaactgaaaaaaaaaaatttacaaataatttattcaacactacaagttaaaacaacaaataaacaataatttattgACTACATAATTTTTAAAGATAAATAGAAGCACTAGCTGCGCAGCCTGTGCTAGTGTAGTAATGCAGCCTGCGCTAGtgtagtaatattcaaataaagtcaAACAGAGCAAGATGATACACTAGATGAGGTACGACTTGCTATTTCAACTTGAGCAATATCTTCAGCAAGTTCTTCCTTATCTACAAAATCTTCAactgcattcaaaattcaaaagatagaagaataaataaatattgcagaatacatagtaattataataacatagaaatataattaaataagcacACCTCCTCGACTATACAGTCAATCACGAGTTAAAATGATAGTTTCAACATTATTAGGCGTAATAGAACTACGtgacatatttatcacttttcctccAATACTAAATGCTGATTCCGATGCAACAGTTGATATTGGAATTGGTAAGATATCTCTTGCCATTCGAGAAAGAATCGGATACCTATATTCATGACTCCTCCAAAAGTCCAAAATATCCAATTCTTTATCACAATCTACCATCCGCtttttaaaaaacatttctagttctgacattggagcttcttcatcttccttagcaaaagctttaaaaccctaaaaacaagtatataacaatagaaatataaaaattttatagatgtataataaaagtaaaataaaatgtgTACTTAAAAAAACATCTTACTTTTAGTGTCACATCAACTGATGTTGCAATAAGTGTCATATGACCACGATCATGACTAGTAGTTGCTTCAAAGGAAGGCATTTTCTTAGAAGCCGAAGGGAATACAAATTGTATCTTAAAACAAGGATCCAAAATAACAGCCattgccaaaattttactataatctgACCAATATTTGTCAAATTTGCCTTGCATTTGACTAGCTACATTCCTTAAAAAAACATCATCACCCAATGTTGCATTGTCTAATGTTATGGAAAATAGCTTCTTGTCTATACcccaattcaccaataagtcgatgactttgttactaagtgctagaccagtgtgtggaggaggcatgcttgaaaaactcaacactttcttctgaagcttccaatttttatccACAAAATGTGCAGTTAGACATAAATAGCCATCAGTATTTAATGAAGTCTATAAGTCCGAAGTAAGAGAAATTCTACTCGAATTATTCAACAAAAGTTCACGAATATgctctttttccttgaaaaaaaccctcataacatcagcttttgcagtatttcttgtcacaaattttgtctATGGATTTAATTCTAAAGCCCATTCATGAATTCCTTCATACTCAACAAAAGAAGAGGGCTAATTGTGTCTCACAATTGCCATTGCCAACTTCCTACGTCATACAGCTTGATCAAGTTTTCGTGTATGCAAAGACAACTTTCCATCACCTTGACTCAATAGCATTTGTTTcagatcattatttttctttcccatgaatttttttttatgacaatgtaagtttgatgtctcagagttcttactatggtagagatatttcttaggacaatacttacattggacatattgtttatctccactttcaatcaactcaaaatctgtccaaATACTAGATGTTTTTTCCCTAGCTCTTTTTACCTGTGGAGTTGTTTCATTTGTGAGTTCTATGTTTGATGAATCTGGCAGTTGAACTTCTTCTTCACccatttcatcattttgatcaattgGATTCGCTATCGATTGAGACATTTTTTTTCCTGAATCCTTGTAATGCAttgcaaaaattaagaaataggattaaatattttcattttaatcttCACATTATCAActtttttctttcatattttcaaCTTTAAGAATCCTGAAATATATtttaagagagaaaaaaatttacAATCATCTAGTtcttcataaaaataaaaatcaaccaCAGCTTCTCTTAAAATAAAGGCAAAACATGTAGCTTGGCTAATCCAATCTATACACTAGTCCAATCTTGTCAAACAAATACACCCAAAGATAACTAGACCTACAATAGCCTAGAGTGGATGATTTTTCTTTCCTGGGTAGCaaataatttatgaaaaaaaaattctataatcTGAATTCATTTTTCACTTTCCTCCCTTCCTTTCCTCAGATGATCTAATCATAATGTTAGGTCTTACCCGCTAGGctctatttatgatatatatcaaGTACATAACAATGACCACAATATCCTACTAACGTAGCAGTATCacatgctaaatgaccaaaaataACCAGCAAGACTCCCCCTCAAGCTGAGAAACCCCAAAGCTTTTATGAATAAATCTGCAAGTGCTAATCAAACGAATGCCAAATTTATTAGAACTGAATGCCAGAACTGAATGACAGATTTATTAGATCTgtagaagaactgaagaagaagaagaataatactTACGAAGGGTATTCTATAGCTGTGTTTGTGTAGCAAAAGCTCCTGCAGCCCTGCTGGTTCGAAGCCCAAGGGGTTCACGATGAACTCATGAAGGCCAGAAGAAGAATAGAAGGCCGAAGGGTCTCCATATCTCACTCTCTCGTCTCGTCGTGCTGGCTCTTTGAAGTTTGAACAGAGATGCTCACGGGCCGCGGCTCGTCAATTGTCACGGTGAAGAATCGAATAGGGCAGCGGCTGTGGCACTCTCTGGCAATAAACTCCAGGCTCCAGCTACTGGTTGTCTGGCTGATCAGATTCAGAGGCTTGTGAATCTGTGATTCTAGGGCTCGAATTGAATTGGGGTTGGGGCTATCGCCTATCGGGTTGGTCTGGGAGCCAGGGACTTGGGAGTGGGACTGTGGGAGAGGCTGAGGGCCTGAGGCAGTGAGGTGCTGAGCGGGGCATGTGGGTCGTGTGAGCACTTGGGCGGTGGGCTCACTAGGTTGGCGCCTGGCAGCTAGCTGGGTTAAAGGGTTTGGGTTGTAGCTTGTTGGGTTGGGCTTTCCTCAGTTAATATTGTAAGCGGGTTAGCGGATATCCGCTGGATAAACCCGACCCAACCCGTTAagggggcggatatgaaaatgaaaaaccatGTTCAACTCGTTTAGCAAACGGATAATTATAAGTCGTTTAAAATGGGTCGGATGTGGTTCGGATTAacgaatttttatccattttgccaagTCTAGTACCCTAGTGCACCCATCACATTCGGGCACGTGCGCTTGGAGTGGGCTGTAGAGCTCTAGTGGAGCATTTAGTTGGTGCACAAGCACTTTGCACGCTTATATTGTTGTTCTACCTATTTAAAGACAGAATTAACTCCAAGAATATATAGAAATATTCAATCATTCTCCCTTCTTTTTTTCTCAAAAagctttcacaaattatatctttttcaatCCTAGGTTCTGTTTTCTACAAAAATAGAATTCTAGTAATTTGTTCAGATTCTTTTAAGGGTGTTTTGcaattagtttttcatttttgtaTAACACAAATTAATATCAGATTATATTATGAACTTCATTATATCTTAGAAACAtatttgctgactcaatacacaccgaTTTGGTGGGGGCAAATAATGTTTTAAGGAAAACTACATTGTAACGTGCCTCAAAACGTTTTCTGTTCTACAACATTTtctctatttattatttaacaatCTTAAAACGTTATTTTAAAATGGCTGGTTCTTCAACCTTGAGGGAATTCCCTACGGATTTTTTCAAACTTGAACGATTTGATGGAAGCAATTTCAAGTGCTGGTAGAAAAAAATACACTTTCTTTTTTAGGGTCTCAAAGTGGTAAATGTTTTGACCACCCCCAAACTTGTTGTGAATGGGAATGAGACTTTGGCTCAAGGACGTGCAAGGCTAAAATGGaaacaagatgattatatatgcgAAGGCCACATTTGCAATTCAATGTCAAACAATCTGTTCGATCTGCATCAGAATATGACTATTGCAAAAGAATTGTGGGATGCACTTGAGGCTAAGTATTTCATAGATGATGTGACTAGTAAGAAATTTCTAAttggaaaatttttcaattaTACCATGCTTGACAGTAGGTCTATTGTAGAGTAGTTTCATGATATTATGCATATCTTTAACCAGTTTAATCAACATAATAAGACAATGGATGAATGCATTTATGTTTCATCTATCCTGGAAAGAagttagaaaatctttgaaacacAGGAAGGATGATATGTCTCTTGAACAATTAGGCCAACATTCCCAAATTGAAGAAGTGTTTAGGCGAAACTAGAAAGGAGCATAAGAGCATACTTCCAAAGTGCATATGATGGAAGAAGGAGGCAGTTCTAAACAACCCCAACATCccaaaaaatggaatttgaagAGGAAGTTCAATTTTGTCAAGAATCaaattaagaaaaagaaaggttCATGCTTCCATTGTGGAGAACCTGGACACTATAAAAATGAGTGGCGTCTTTTCAACAAAAATCAAGATGGAACAAACTCTAACAAGTTGTGGTTATGATTTCTGAAATCAATACTATTGAAGATGACTGTGCATGGTGGATTGACTCAGGTGCAATAAGGTATGTTTGCAAAGACAAAAGTTCATTCTCAAAGTATGAACAGTTGGAAAATGGCAATGTTCTCTACTGTTCTCTACATGGGAAATTTGTCCATTGTTGTAGTCAAAGGCAAAGGAGATGTTACTTTAGAATTTACATTTGGAAAAAGTTTAACTCTCACTGATGTATACCAAGTACCAAAAATTAGGAAGAATTTAGTTTCTGGAAGCCTACTTAATAAGTTTAGCTTTAAGCTAGCGTTTGAATTTGACAAATTTGTACTCTCCAAGGGTGGAATCTCTATGGAAAAAGGATATATGTATGAGGGTATGTTTAAGCTTAATATCAATAAAGTGAatgtttctatttatattgttgatTCATTTTCTTTATGGCATAATCATTTATGACATATTAATACTGCAAATTGCATGGTATGGCTAATATGGAATTAATTCCTAGATATGTAAATGACATGGATGATAAGTGTAGTGTATGTATTAAAACCAAAATAACTAGAAAACCTTTTCCTAAAAAAACTATTAGAATTTCTTCTTTACTTCAATTAGTGCATAATGATGTTTGTGACTTGCATGGTACACCTACCATAGGagggaaaaaatattttctaacatTTATAGATAATTTTTCTAGATTTGTTATGTTTATCTTATGCATACTAAAGATGAAGTAATTGATAGatttaaggtttataaggcaGAAGTTGAAAACCAATGTGACACTAAGATAAAATTTCTTAGATCAGATAGAGGAGGTGAATATCACTTCCTTGACTATTGTGAATCAATAGGTGTGATACATGAAATTTCTGCAGCatatactccacaacaaaatggagtggcaAAAAGGAAAAACTGAGTATTGGTTGAAATGGTCAATGTCATGATGTCAAATTCAGGACTAAGTAGTGGTTATTGGGGTGAAGCGTTACTAACTACATGTTGTATATTAAATAGAGTTCCTTTTAAGAGGACTAAGACTTCTCCATATGAGTTATGGAAAAAAGGAAAtcctaatttaaaatatattaaaatttgggGTTGTACAACAATTGTAGGGTTTCTTGAACCCAAAATAAGGAGATTAGGTGAGCGAGGAATACAATGTGTATTCCTTGGCTATGTCGAACATAGAAAAACATAAAGATTCTTGGTAATTGAAGTAAATGATTCTATAAGATTTAATTCAGTAATAGAATCCAAAGATGCAGTATTCTATGAAAATAAGTTCACTTCCATACAAAAGGTTAGCGATCAAAATAAATTAGTGGAGACTTTGAAACCACTTCGTACTAGTGGTGAACCTTCTGAACCTAGTGAACCTAGGAGGAGTAAGAGGAGGAGAACAACAAAGTCTTTTGGACCTAACTTTATAATCTACCTAGTAGAAGGTACTAGAGAATCACACTCTAGACAAACTATAATTTCACCAAGTGTGGAATCAGATCCTCTTACTTATGGAGAAGCAATGAAGTCTCAAGATTttgcattttggaaagaagcTATAAACAATGAAATGGATTGTAATTAAACCTAGAAATTGGCTGATTTACCTGTTGGTTCAAAACCAATATGTTGTAAATGGAtcttcaaaaagaaaatgaaggtaGATGGAACAATTGACAAATTCAAAGAAAGGTTAGTAGCTAAAGGCTTTACACAAAAGGAAGGCATAGACTACTTTGATACTTATGCTCCAATTGCTAGGATTGCAACTATAAGAGTCTTGCTTGCCTTAGCTTCCATCTACAACTTCGAAAtccatcaaatggatgtaaaaactacattcttgaatggagaattggatgaagaaatttacatggaacaaccttAAGGCTTTATTATGTCTGGAAATGAATCTAAAGTATGTAAGTTGGTTCCAAAACAGTGGTGTGAAAAATTTGACCAAGTTATACTTTCTAATGGCTTTAGAATACATGAATCTGATAAATGTGTATATAGTAAGTTCAATAGAAATAAAGGTGTAATTATTtacttatatgttgatgatatgttaattttTTGTACTGATATTGAAAGTGTTGAAAGTGTTAAGAAACTATTGTCATCtaattttgatatgaaagatatgggtaATGCAGATGTGATTCCGGGTATTAGAATAATTAGAAACAATGATAGATTGATTCTCACCCAATCAGACTTTATTGAAAAGATACTGAAAAAGTTTAATCTCTATAATTGCAAATATGTTAGcacattgttgactttttaagtccgatccctattttgatgatgacaaaaactAGGAGCGAAATTGGGTATGCCTGATGAGGCTCccccctcaaaatatgcataatttaaaagatattcaataaagtttaTTTTCACACATGAAGACAAGTTATACATTTAAGTTCAGTGGTTCAATGTGCAGTATATGTTTAAAGCTTACGTAAAAAATATTCAATTGAGcacatttatcattttccatttttgtaaaaaaaaaaaaaaaaggagaataaatgaattttaattttgctTATAGATCTTCTCCCCCTTTAGTCCTCGGCAAAAGGGTAAACAAAAAAAATTCCTTTGAAAAAGAGAACATGTAAACTTTCTACCCCTTTGCCCTTGAATTTTTAGAAATATCATGACAAAATTAATTGAAGGAAATTACAAAACATATGTCATGAATGCTTTTAAGCGCAAGACAAGAGATAAGATATATCTTTTATAAAACAGGTTCTTGccatacaaaatttttttttaaaaaaaattcccctTTAATAATGACAATAAGTGCTGGGGACAATGTTtgcaatataataattttaatcacTAAAGTTCAAGCAAACATAATTTTTTTGATAGTCGTTTAAGcacaaacatttcataaattaaccAGAAAACTCAACCATATAGCtccaaaaaaataattcaaaCAATTTAATCTTAGATCATATGGCTGAAAGAAGGTTGTGGCAAAACAACAAATTtcaatttaagattttcaataaaatcatcatacttTAATGCACATGCCACAAAAGATTTCTAATCTAAACtataatgttggtgagcataacaagataaaaatttaatattaagaGCTCCCCCTTTCagtttgagtacgtgcttagatgcaataaattaCTTACACTTTTCAAAAGTTGAATTTCGAGAAGAGTACTAATCAATGTAAGCAGTTGATTTAAATATTTCTATTGGATATTGATTAAACTATTTTCATTCAGCCAGTGAAATCATTCCTATAGAGCACATATGCATCAGAAGACAATATCAGATCATTTTATGTTCATAAactccaagaacaatccatatcatctTATAGTTCTATAAAaacaagatatgatgttcatggttttctTAAGAGCCAGAGCactcaaaataaaaaacaatgaTGATCTGATGCCCATGATTCTACAAGAATGTTACATTAAAGCTCTTTTTCTTAAAATGATGGGGCTCAACTCCTCGGTATACTCTCAAGCACACATAATTGCGTTTACAgttaaggatgaatttcatttaagaacactcatcatatgttcatccttcatgataagacttagcatgcaagagattatagacATTTCACACGCGAGGTATTCCAAAATATCattaggactcaaaaataaaacCAATAGAATAATAGTGCATAGGATTCCATGGGGCAGGTGATCACAATCATTTTATTAAGGATAGGACTTAAGTTCCCCTATATATTTGAATGCACGCATACTTGcatttagttcaaggatgatgttcatttagtACCcatcatcatatattcatccttcaaaGGATTTTAGCATGTAGCAAATATAAGACATTTAGCATATAAGCATGATATATTGCATTTTAGCCAGCGTATGATAACCAATCAAGGCTATATTCAAAAGATATGCAATAGGAGTTTAATATAAAGATGATACAATTCAaaatacacaatgagtgtgtgcaatGGCGTAATATTTTGATTTACCGTTGGTCGGCCAACCAAGCTAAGTCCAGTATTTGAACCACACAAccggtcatgggggttaaacatgataTGCATTGGCAAAAAAtgagtcttttatacatatttgggtatttatgtgattatgctAAATGATGTTTTGGAATAAAGTACGAATATTTATTTAGATATGTGATTTTATTAAAGTAAAATGatgattaaattattttttcacCAAAGCTCATTATAgtcatacactgataataatctagtccttacctactgagagatgtctcactccaataattaATTCATATTTTAGGACGTATCGAAGATCAAGCCTAGCGAGCTTTTGGGCGGGGTTACAAAATATAGTTTAGAGTAAGTGTTTGTGTAATATCAATTAAATATGTTTTTATGTTTCACGTGATGTAAATATTGTTATTTGTAGATACCCATGCAAATTTGgtggtttagtactctggtattataatatttgaggttttacattatttttcattgcttgtattgattttatttatggAAAGTCACACCCTGAACCCCACTAGGTTTGAGGCGTCACAGACTAGGACTTGCTCCGGTCGACTGGCCTTGGGCGATTTTCAAATCCCcgatgttcggtcgactggggcacAAGATCTGGTCAGCCGGATCATCATGCAGGTCGACTAGGCTTTTCAAGTGTTTTCAGGGGGCCGGTCAATTGGGCTTTTGAATTCTAGCCAAGTGTATGGTCCGGTCATCTGGGCTGTAAGAGATGGTCAACTAAGGCTTTATATAAGTATTAATTCTGGCCTTAAGCTCTAGCTGATCGACTGggctcaataaaaatattaagtTTAGccctatttttcatacttagcAAGCCTTCTAGTGAGCTAACCCAACCTAGGACAAGTGTATATgaattcttataaaaattttgagtCCCTAGGGTTAGACTATGGTCATTTTTGAGCTT
This window contains:
- the LOC131160058 gene encoding zinc finger BED domain-containing protein DAYSLEEPER-like isoform X2; this encodes MPPPHTGLALSNKVIDLLVNWGIDKKLFSITLDNATLGDDVFLRNVASQMQGKFDKYWSDYSKILAMAVILDPCFKIQFVFPSASKKMPSFEATTSHDRGHMTLIATSVDVTLKGFKAFAKEDEEAPMSELEMFFKKRMVDCDKELDILDFWRSHEYS
- the LOC131160058 gene encoding zinc finger BED domain-containing protein DAYSLEEPER-like isoform X1; the protein is MPPPHTGLALSNKVIDLLVNWGIDKKLFSITLDNATLGDDVFLRNVASQMQGKFDKYWSDYSKILAMAVILDPCFKIQFVFPSASKKMPSFEATTSHDRGHMTLIATSVDVTLKGFKAFAKEDEEAPMSELEMFFKKRMVDCDKELDILDFWRSHEYRYPILSRMARDILPIPISTVASESAFSIGGKVINMSRSSITPNNVETIILTRD